ACTGCTGGCACTTCCAATCTACGAGCGATCCAGCGTCCGGGCTTGCCGGTGGCGGATCCGGGACGCCGGTGCAGGGCGAGGTGATCAGGCTGCCGACGCGAGAGACGCCCTCTTCAAGGCTGGTGGTGCGGTCTGGCCGCGGGTAAGTCGCCTGGTCATGAGGGTGACCACTGCCCAGATTATGTGCGCCTCCGAGTTGCCGTGGACCGGGCCACGGCCCGCCGTGAGTACGGCGCCTGCCCTCCTCATTCTCTCGTGCTCTTGGTCCACGCCTGGTCCACACGCAGTGATCCACAACGCGACAGAGCCGGATCAAGGTGAGACAAGCCCCATGCAGAAGGGGCGCCCCTCACTGAGGGACGCCCCTTCTGACCTGCAACATCAATGACCTGCGCGGAGGCGGTGGGATTTGAACCCACGGTGACATCGCTGCCACGACGGTTTTCAAGACCGTTCCCTTAGGCCGCTCGGGCACACCTCCCCGCGCCGGCCGTGATCGGCGGCGCGGGGACAAGGGTAACGGGTCGGTGCGTGCGGGTGGGGGTCAGTTGTCGCCGATGCGCGACCCCAGGGTCACCTCGACCGTGTGCTGCTTGCCGCCGCGCTCGTAGGTGATCGTGACCTTGTCGCCGGGCTTGTGCGTCCAGATCTCGCCGATCAGGGTGGGGCCGGAGTCGATCACCCGGTCGTCGAGCTTGGTGATGACGTCGCCGGGCTTGAGGCCCGCCTCGGCGGCCGGGCCGCCCGGCTCGACCGGTGCCGCGCCACCCGCGCCCTGCTCGGTGATCTGCGCGCCGTCCGAGCGGTCGTCCAGGGAGACGGACGCGCCGATCTTCGCGTAGACCGGCTTGCCTGTCTTGATCAGCTCCTGGGCGACGTACTCGGCCTGGTTGATCGGGATGGCGAAGCCCAGGCCGATCGAGCCGGACTGGCCGGTGCCGAAGCCGCCGTTTCCGGTGGACTGGATCGCGGAGTTGATGCCGATGACGTTGCCCTGCGCGTCCAGCAGCGGCCCGCCGGAGTTGCCCGGGTTGATCGAGGCGTCGGTCTGCAGGGCGCTCATGTACGACGCCTGGCTGCCGCTGCCGTCGCTGGAGGCGACCGGGCGGTTCTTGGCGCTGATGACGCCCGTCGTCACCGTGTCGGACAGGCCGAACGGGGCGCCGATCGCGATGGTCGCGTCGCCGACGGCCACCTTGTCCGAGTCGCCGAGGGTGAGCGGCTTCAGGTCGTCGGGGGCGTTCTTGAGCTTGATGACCGCCACGTCGTAGCCCTGCGCGTGCCCGACC
This region of Streptomyces caelestis genomic DNA includes:
- a CDS encoding S1C family serine protease → MSTENEGTAVPPAPSAPPVPVDTPAAPAPQGQAPQGQAPQGQAPQGPGPYGQDSQGQSGHGQGAPGDAAQQGVSSSAPDPSWPPPPPPASPSYGDGGSGSGGGWGSSYQQPAPKSGRGRGGLVAAILVAALAAGGLGGGLGYTLAKNNDESSGSTTVSASTSGGDVKRDPGTVAGVAAKALPSTVTIEAESNSGEGGTGTGFVFDKQGHIVTNNHVVAGAVDGGKLTATFPSGKKYDAEVVGHAQGYDVAVIKLKNAPDDLKPLTLGDSDKVAVGDATIAIGAPFGLSDTVTTGVISAKNRPVASSDGSGSQASYMSALQTDASINPGNSGGPLLDAQGNVIGINSAIQSTGNGGFGTGQSGSIGLGFAIPINQAEYVAQELIKTGKPVYAKIGASVSLDDRSDGAQITEQGAGGAAPVEPGGPAAEAGLKPGDVITKLDDRVIDSGPTLIGEIWTHKPGDKVTITYERGGKQHTVEVTLGSRIGDN